In a genomic window of Numenius arquata chromosome 5, bNumArq3.hap1.1, whole genome shotgun sequence:
- the ZMYM3 gene encoding zinc finger MYM-type protein 3, producing MDSSEFSGSLDPLSLPDKPLIGDLPADMEFGEDLLGSQTASTQEVSVLQPPDWDQSKQMTAHGNLDLLVKADSLSELNKSNDLVLDKPGVLDMLEKPNVLDDLDKTANLMELDKTKGLDGLYKEHPSQDVEDGPVDSSALSREALVPEAWKEGEDASKNDSGDLKEDGAAAIPALSDDNTPESPRQPVPDTGDLSSASATEEMTAQSSSPPMPPPQLSLKQTKKTRLKAPRKSSPMQREGLAGEAEVELSLDNSTAVLPPGPREENQAEEGDDSGNNSIKESSVLTAQEASPPAGEGLSGKGSELPAEKEQKRSERARRSETARPETVNSSESIPVSDEDSDAMVDDPNDEDFVPFRTRRSTRMSLRAQMAQRAARSTVTKMTCANCRTPLQKGQTAYQRKGLPQLFCSSSCLTTFSKKPPGKKICTFCKKEIWNTKDSVVAQIGSSGSFHEFCTSVCLSLYEAQQHRPPPQSADASDTTRCSVCHKPGEIQHEVSNGNVVHRICSDACFTKFRATKGLKTNCCDNCGLYIYNKGLPLEYLFHEGQQKRFCNSACLNSYKKKNTRVYPCMWCKTLCKNFDMLPNVDRSGKMGLFCSICCTTSHKVKQSGLVGPPRPCSFCRKSLSEPCYYNKTDRVVYQFCSPSCWTKFQRTSPEGGIHLNCHYCHNLFSGKPEILDWQDKVYQFCCKDCCEDFKRLRGVVSQCEHCKQEKLLHEKIRFSGVEKNFCSEGCVLLYKQDFTKNLGLCCITCTYCSQTCQRAVTEQLEGSTWDFCSEDCKSKYLLWYFKAARCHACKRQGKLLETIHWRGQIKHFCNQQCLLRFYNQQNQPNLDTQKGPESLLNSQTSEPKPPAPSPQKAETNMLSAKTSSAQVSPAAPPPPPPPVPATPRKNKAAMCKPLMQNRGVSCKIEMKSKGCQTEADWKPQVIVLPIPIPIFVPVPMHMYCQKVPVPFSMPVPVPVPMFLPTTLESTDKIVETIEELKVKIPSNPLEADILAMAEMIAEAEELDKASSDLCDLVSNQSAEGLLEDCDLFGPARDDVLAMAVKMANVLDEPGQDLEADFPKNPLDINPSVDFLFDCGLVGPDDVSTEQDLPRAVRKGQKRLVLSESCSRDSMSSQPSCTVLNYSYGVNAWKSWVQAKYAGGESSKGEELRFGPKPMRIKEDILACTAAELNYGLAQFVKEITRPNGERYEPDSIYYLCLGIQQYLLENNRMVNIFTDLYYLTFVQELNKSLSGWQPTILPNNTVFSRVEEEHLWECKQLGVYSPFVLLNTLMFFNTKFFGLQTAEEHMQLSFTNVVRQSRKCTTARGVTKVVSIRYYAPAKQKKGRDGGSGKRKREEEVPMLEQRENRMNPLRCPVKFYEFYLSKCPESLRNRNDVFYLQPERSCIAESPLWYSVIPMDRSMLESMLNRILAVREIYEEHSRLSGLEDDMD from the exons ATGGATTCCAGTGAATTTTCGGGATCTTTGGACCCCCTGTCCTTGCCTGACAAACCACTTATTGGTGACCTCCCTGCTGACATGGAGTTTGGAGAAGATCTCCTGGGCTCCCAAACAGCTTCTACTCAGGAGGTTTCAGTTCTTCAGCCCCCTGACTGGGATCAATCCAAGCAGATGACTGCACATGGGAACTTGGACCTTCTAGTGAAAGCAGACAGCCTGTCTGAACTAAACAAATCGAACGACCTCGTTCTAGATAAACCTGGTGTCTTGGATATGCTGGAGAAACCTAATGTCTTAGATGACTTGGATAAAACTGCTAACTTGATGGAGCTAGATAAAACGAAGGGTCTGGATGGGCTGTATAAAGAGCATCCTTCCCAGGACGTGGAGGATGGACCAGTGGACTCCTCTGCCCTCTCTAGAGAAGCCCTTGTTCCAGAAGCGTGGAAAGAAGGGGAAGATGCATCAAAAAATGATTCTGGAGACCTAAAGGAAGATGGTGCTGCTGCTATTCCTGCACTGTCTGATGACAACACCCCTGAATCGCCCCGACAGCCTGTTCCTGACACTGGGGACCTCAGCAGTGCCTCAGCCACGGAAGAGATGACCGCACAATCCTCAAGTCCACCAATGCCTCCCCCACAGCTCAGTCTTAAACAGACAAAGAAGACGAGGTTGAAGGCACCGAGGAAAAGCTCGCCCATGCAGAGGGAAGGGCTGGCAGGGGAAGCCGAGGTGGAACTGAGTCTGGACAACAGTACTGCAGTTTTGCCCCCTGGGCCCAGAGAGGAAAACCAGGCAGAGGAAGGGGATGATAGTGGGAACAACTCAATTAAAGAAAGTAGTGTACTGACAGCACAGGAAGCCTCACCACCAGCAG GAGAAGGCCTGTCTGGGAAGGGGAGTGAGCTGCCAGCTGAGAAG GAGCAGAAAAGAAGTGAACGAGCCAGAAGATCAGAAACTGCTAGGCCTGAAACTGTGAACTCCTCTGAGAGCA TTCCAGTCTCTGATGAAGACTCTGATGCAATGGTGGATGATCCCAACGACGAGGATTTTGTTCCTTTCCGTACCCGACGCTCAACCCGCATGTCTTTACGCGCTCAGATGGCTCAGCGAGCTGCCCGCTCTACTGTCACCAAGATGACTTGTGCCAACTGCCGGACCCCGCTGCAGAAGGGCCAGACTGCCTACCAGCGTAAAGGGCTCCCTCAGctcttctgctccagctcctgtcTCACCACCTTCTCAAAAAAACCACCTGGCAAGAAGATATGCACCTTCTGTAAAAA GGAGATCTGGAACACCAAGGACTCTGTGGTTGCCCAGATCGGTTCAAGCGGCTCTTTCCATGAGTTCTGCACCTCCGTCTGCCTCTCCCTCTACGAGGCCCAGCAGCACAGACCACCACCTCAGTCCGCAGATGCCTCGGACACCACCCGCTGCAGCGTCTGCCACAAACCTGGCGAG ATCCAGCATGAGGTCAGCAATGGGAACGTGGTTCACCGCATCTGCAGCGACGCCTGCTTCACCAAGTTCCGGGCCACCAAGGGGTTGAAAACCAACTGCTGTGACAACTGCGGACTTTACATCTACAACAAGGGCTTGCCCCTGGAGTACCTCTTCCACGAAGGCCAGCAAAAACGCTTCTGCAACTCTGCCTGCCTCAACAGTTACAAGAAG aaGAACACTCGGGTCTACCCGTGCATGTGGTGCAAGACACTGTGTAAGAACTTCGACATGCTGCCTAACGTGGATCGCAGTGGCAAGATGGGCCTGTTCTGCTCCATTTGCTGCACTACCTCCCACAAAGTGAAGCAGTCAGGCTTGGTTG GTCCCCCTAGAccctgcagcttctgcagaaagAGTTTATCTGAACCCTGCTATTACAACAAGACAGACCGGGTTGTCTACCAGTtctgcagccccagctgctggacCAAATTCCAG CGCACCAGCCCGGAAGGTGGGATCCACCTCAACTGCCATTACTGCCACAATCTTTTCAGCGGGAAGCCGGAGATCCTAGACTGGCAG GACAAAGTGTATCAGTTCTGCTGCAAGGACTGCTGCGAGGACTTCAAGCGGTTGCGTGGGGTGGTGTCTCAGTGTGAGCACTGCaagcaggagaagctgctgcatgAGAAGATCCGCTTCTCTGGAGTGGAGAAGAACTTCTGCAGCGAAG GGTGTGTGCTTCTTTACAAACAGGATTTCACCAAGAACCTGGGCCTGTGCTGCATCACCTGCACCTACTGTTCTCAGACCTGCCAGCGGGCGGTCACCGAGCAGCTGGAGGGCAGCACCTGGGACTTCTGTAGTGAAGACTGCAAAAGCAAATACTTGCTCTGGTACTTCAAG GCAGCTCGGTGCCATGCCTGCAAGCGTCAGGGGAAGCTGCTGGAAACCATCCACTGGCGGGGGCAAATCAAACACTTCTGCAACCAGCAGTGTCTGCTGCGATTTTACAATCAACAGAACCAGCCCAACCTGGACACGCAGAAGGGGCCCGAGAGCCTGCTGAACA GTCAAACTTCAGAGCCAAAACCACCTGCCCCTTCCCCGCAGAAGGCAGAGACTAACATG CTGTCAGCAAAGACCTCCTCAGCCCAGGTGTCTCCAGCCGcgccacctcccccaccccctccggtTCCAGCCACCCCTCGGAAAAATAAAGCTGCCATGTGTAAACCACTGATGCAGAACCGGGGCGTTTCCTGCAAGATAGAAATGAAGTCCAAAGGATGTCAGACAG AGGCTGACTGGAAGCCCCAGGTGATTGTGTTGCCAATCCCCATCCCGATCTTCGTGCCTGTGCCTATGCATATGTACTGCCAGAAAGTACCTGTGCCTTTCTCCATGCCTGTCCCG GTGCCTGTGCCAATGTTCCTACCCACCACGCTGGAGAGCACAGATAAGATTGTGGAGACCATTGAGGAGCTGAAGGTGAAGATCCCCTCCAATCCCCTGGAGGCTGACATCTTGGCCATGGCCGAGATGAttgcagaggctgaggaactggACAAGGCCTCCTCGGACCTGTGCG ACCTGGTGAGTAACCAGAGTGCAGAGGGTCTTCTGGAGGACTGTGATCTGTTTGGACCGGCACGGGATGATGTGTTGGCAATGGCTGTCAAGATGGCAAATGTCCTCGATGAGCCGGGCCAGGACCTGGAGGCTGACTTCCCTAAGA ACCCTCTAGACATTAACCCCAGTGTGGACTTCCTCTTTGACTGTGGGCTGGTGGGACCAGATGATGTGTCCACAGAGCAAGATCTGCCTCGTGCTGTCCGAAAG GGGCAGAAGCGTCTGGTGCTCTCTGAAAGCTGTTCCCGGGACTCAATGagcagccagcccagctgcaCGGTGCTGAACTACTCATACGGTGTGAATGCCTGGAAGTCCTGGGTGCAAGCCAAGTATGCAGGGGGAGAGTCCAGCAAGGGAGAGGAGCTACGCTTCGGCC CCAAGCCCATGAGGATCAAGGAAGACATCTTGGCCTGCACAGCAGCTGAGCTCAACTATGGCCTGGCCCAGTTTGTCAAGGAGATAACACGGCCCAATGGGGAGCGCTACGAACCAGACAGCATCTATTACCTCTGCCTTGGCATCCAGCAG TACCTGCTCGAGAACAATCGTATGGTGAATATATTTACAGACCTTTACTACCTGACCTTCGTGCAGGAGCTGAACAAGTCCCTGAGCGGCTGGCAACCCACAATCTTACCAAATA ACACAGTTTTCTCGCGTGTCGAGGAGGAGCACCTCTGGGAGTGCAAGCAGCTGGGCGTTTACTCACCCTTTGTGCTCCTCAACACCCTCATGTTCTTCAACACCAAATTCTTCGGGCTGCAGACAGCAGAGGAGCATATGCAGCTCTCCTTCACCAACGTGGTGCGCCAGTCCCGCAAGTGCACCACGGCCCGTGGCGTGACGAAGGTGGTGAGCATCCGCTACTACGCTCCTGCCAAGCAGAAGAAAGGCCGAG ATGGCGGCTCTGGAAAGCGGAAGCGTGAGGAGGAGGTACCAATGCTGGAGCAGCGGGAGAACAGGATGAACCCACTCCGCTGCCCAGTCAAGTTCTATGAGTTTTATCTCTCCAAATG TCCCGAGAGTCTGCGGAACCGCAATGATGTCTTCTACCTGCAGCCCGAACGGTCGTGCATCGCTGAGTCCCCGCTCTGGTACTCGGTCATCCCCATGGACCGGAGCATGCTGGAGAGCATGCTGAACCGCATCCTGGCCGTGAGGGAGATCTACGAGGAGCACAGTCGGCTCAGCGGCCTGGAGGACGACATGGACTAA